A single Apostichopus japonicus isolate 1M-3 chromosome 11, ASM3797524v1, whole genome shotgun sequence DNA region contains:
- the LOC139975994 gene encoding uncharacterized protein isoform X1 has protein sequence MIWGKVLHPGESLTEVVDSEIHLSMASLECRPRLSSKKDLTAHVILRTHTGEYLLCSLGYGPTPQQNLDLVLQPQEEITFSVEGSGVVYLTGYTIPTTEPVSYYGDTGFDEEAIEDCGEVPQDQEDFQQEWEVAASEGTDVTVKSEAQKEDVPQTCDQVGEVHSAPTEANEDNLNYQNEQMESSDRLSSHGDEIAVVQLDDEEDEAFTAVKWRLSESTMTGHQQEGQSQQAMQKCLACPNLIPFRGQFEDNEGQLSSNIVLHCKSCLQRLQGSGGHQTLSPRYNKPAQDQMGANRRKRQSWKSSYSVPQNSQTGRVYGTDQRGAGSLSYQLPDERQHRTIKDKLCSYYCSYCSKGFSSSAGLKVHERMHTGEKPYKCRFCPKAFTQCTNWKSHEKTHTGEKPHKCSYCEKTFIRTDAMKSHERTHTGEKPYRCQNCPRAFGQRSMLKKHELLHHFDL, from the exons AGAAAGACCTGACTGCCCATGTTATTCTCAGGACTCATACTGGCGAGTATCTGCTCTGCTCTTTGGGATATGGACCAACACCGCAGCAGAATTTAGACTTGGTCCTTCAACCGCAGGAAGAAATCACATTTAGTGTGGAGGGATCAG GAGTTGTGTACCTGACAGGTTACACCATACCAACTACAGAACCAGTAAGTTACTATGGTGATACTGGATTTGATGAAGAAGCTATTGAAGACTGTGGAGAAGTCCCTCAAGATCAGGAAGATTTCCAGCAAGAGTGGGAAGTAGCTGCTTCAG AGGGAACAGATGTCACTGTGAAGTCAGAAGCACAAAAAGAAGATGTTCCACAAACTTGTGACCAAG TAGGAGAAGTCCACTCTGCTCCAACAGAGGCCAATGAGGACAATTTAAATTACCAGAACGAACAGATGGAAAGTTCTGACAGGCTGTCATCGCACGGAG ATGAGATAGCTGTAGTTCAACTtgatgatgaagaagatgaaGCTTTCACCGCTGTCAAATGGAGGTTAAGTGAATCTACAATGACTGGTCACCAACAGGAAGGACAGTCCCAGCAAGCAATGCAGAAATGTCTTGCATGTCCAAATCTGATACCATTCAGAGGACAATTTGAGGACAATGAAGGACAGTTGTCTTCCAATATTGTTCTTCATTGTAAGAGCTGTTTACAAAGATTACAAGGCAGTGGAGGGCACCAAACATTATCACCAAGGTATAATAAGCCAGCACAGGATCAAATGGGAGCCAACAGAAGGAAACGTCAGTCCTGGAAGTCGTCTTATTCTGTTCCTCAGAACTCACAGACTGGACGGGTGTATGGAACTGACCAACGAGGTGCTGGAAGTCTCAGTTATCAACTTCCAGATGAAAGACAGCATAGGACAATCAAAGACAAGCTTTGTAGTTACTATTGTTCATACTGCAGCAAAGGTTTCTCTTCCTCGGCAGGTCTGAAGGTACATGAGCGAAtgcatacaggagagaaaccgtATAAATGTCGTTTCTGTCCAAAGGCATTTACTCAGTGCACAAATTGGAAGAGTCATGAGAAAACACACACAGGAGAAAAGCCGCATAAATGCTCCTACTGTGAGAAAACTTTCATTCGTACAGACGCCATGAAAAGTCATGAGAGAActcatacaggagagaaaccctATCGTTGTCAGAACTGTCCAAGAGCCTTTGGTCAGAGGTCAATGTTGAAGAAGCATGAACTCCTTCATCATTTTGATTTATGA
- the LOC139976084 gene encoding uncharacterized protein, producing MMDIRELTELGAKMGLTGGELLNFVKEQQQIARDERQQEKAEAEKQRAEAEKQRAEAEKQRAEAEKQRMFELAKLEKQAELQQNSNGNADLNSSRSSTSSREPNRIPTPKMPHFDEKEDLDAYLLRFERFATAQEWPEEQWALNLSLCLKGESLRVYSRLPPDDSQDYQKLKKALLKRFQFTEEGFRQKFRRERPKKGETSIQYMARLENYMARWLEMGGINKTFEEFSDLMLREQFLNVCSKELALFLREHDCKTSKALSELADKYLEAHHRDLEKCVKSFQTNQGNGEKPDGNPNSQEYKTKIVDAGENRNTRSAIKCFVCGKLGHKANDCRQRFKAQSAVATENAKPDKLGSSDASQKDHRSGQTANLCLMKQIKESDSYSINLACGHEIPIVSAACEEPTDITEKILSDVKERMPVVEGYLKGRKVSVLRDSGCSGVIVRRDLISNDQLTGVDQLCVLIDGTVRKIPEANVAVDTPFYTGSLKALCMKRPVYDLIIGNVPGVRGPENPDPDWSVKEVPSEQCEPHNVEETASVEIGTSVESRDEPEIAADRMIPSDNVGDDSDIGGAVETRAQKQKRNENLKPLKTANVPMDDVTPEQLRQAQKEDSTLKNCFKHVGNPRPLKGKKGISEFILRNDILYRKVSGNDKPSDQLVVPEKFRNQVMKLAHDSIMAGHLGIAKTTDKVQSQFYWPGVGSDVKRYCKSCDICQRTCDKGRVTKVPLGHMPLIDTPFKRVAVDIVGPISPTSKHGNRYILTLVDYATRFPEAVPLRNIDTERVAEALVDIFSRVGVPSEILTDRGSQFTSDVMKEVSRLLSLRQLTTTPYHPICNGLVEKFNGTLKRMLKRMCEERPSDWDRYIGPLLFAYREAPQASTGFAPFELLYGRTVRGPMAILKEMWTSEVDNPETRSTYQYVLDLRERLEETCALARSELQESSERYKKYYNRKAKSRKFKPGDLVLILLPTDQNKLLMQWKGPFTVLSEIGEASYSIDVNGKSKSFHANLLKEYISRDKSNVVGTTVISMSEDEEQESCFELPALQTNQSESASDVVVNDELGVGQSHEVKRVLSKFTDVLTDVPGKTDVLKCDIKLTTDKPIKAKPYPVPLSMRDSLQEEVRKMIDMGVIEPSNSPYSSPVVLVPKPDGTKRFCVDYRKLNKVTTYEAEPMQTMTEIFSELSNDKYFSRIDLTKGYWQVEMTQSAKEKTAFVTPDGLWQFKTMPFGLVGAPAVFTRLMRTILRDVPNVVNYLDDILIHTETWDEHVECLELLFQTLRESGLTARPSKCEIGFTKLEFLGHTVGNGKLGPKQSTLDQIKNAPKPETKTQVRSFLGLTGYYRDYIPNYSALVAPLSDLTRKGSPNRVIWGSAQDKAFNDLKQALISPPLLRLPDVNKQFVLRTDASDVGIGAVLLQEHEGELFPVAYASRKLLERERNYSVIERECLGLVWAVQKFHVYLYGSEFVLQTDHEPLTYLNRAKLLNSRIMRWALVLQEYRFRLESIKGKYNVGADYMSRM from the coding sequence ATGATGGATATTAGAGAATTAACTGAGTTGGGGGCTAAAATGGGTCTTACGGGTGGCGAACTCTTAAACTTCGTCAAAGAACAGCAGCAGATCGCTCGTGACGAAAGGCAACAAGAAAAGGCTGAGGCGGAAAAGCAAAGGGCTGAGGCGGAAAAGCAAAGGGCTGAGGCGGAAAAGCAAAGGGCTGAGGcggaaaaacaaagaatgtttgAATTGGCTAAACTTGAAAAGCAAGCTGAGTTGCAGCAAAATagcaatggcaatgccgattTGAATTCCTCCCGTAGCTCCACTTCAAGCCGCGAGCCAAATAGAATCCCCACGCCTAAAATGCCTCACTTTGATGAGAAGGAAGACCTCGACGCATACTTGCTGCGCTTCGAGCGATTCGCAACAGCGCAAGAGTGGCCAGAGGAACAATGGGCATTAAATTTGAGTCTGTGTCTAAAGGGAGAAAGTCTCCGTGTTTACTCTAGGCTGCCACCCGATGACTCACAAGATTATCAAAAGCTAAAGAAAGCCCTGTTGAAACGATTTCAATTCACAGAGGAAGGCTTCCGTCAGAAATTCAGACGAGAAAGGCCCAAAAAGGGAGAAACATCAATTCAATACATGGCAAGGTTGGAAAATTATATGGCCAGATGGTTGGAAATGGGCGGAATTAACAAAACGTTCGAGGAATTTTCAGATCTCATGTTGCGGGAGCAGTTCCTAAATGTATGCAGTAAGGAATTGGCATTATTCCTGAGAGAACATGACTGCAAGACTTCTAAAGCGCTGTCAGAGCTGGCTGACAAATACTTAGAAGCGCATCACAGGGATCttgaaaaatgtgtaaaatcCTTCCAAACAAATCAGGGAAATGGGGAAAAACCTGACGGTAACCCCAACAGTCAGGAATACAAAACCAAAATTGTGGACGCGGGTGAAAACAGAAACACGCGTTCAGccataaaatgctttgtttgCGGGAAATTGGGGCATAAGGCAAACGATTGCAGGCAGAGGTTTAAAGCGCAATCGGCGGTTGCGACTGAAAATGCCAAACCCGACAAACTAGGATCGAGCGATGCGTCGCAAAAAGATCATCGTAGCGGACAAACCGCGAATCTGTGTTTGATGAAACAAATCAAGGAAAGTGACAGCTATTCAATTAATTTAGCGTGTGGTCACGAGATCCCAATAGTCAGTGCGGCGTGTGAGGAGCCTACCGACATTACTGAGAAAATTTTGTCAGATGTTAAGGAGCGCATGCCGGTGGTTGAGGGCTATCTTAAAGGGAGGAAGGTGTCAGTGTTACGCGATAGCGGGTGTTCTGGTGTCATCGTTAGGAGAGATTTGATCTCCAATGATCAGTTGACCGGTGTAGATCAACTGTGTGTACTGATTGACGGTACAGTGAGGAAGATTCCAGAAGCTAACGTGGCGGTGGACACGCCCTTTTACACAGGATCCCTCAAGGCTCTCTGTATGAAGAGGCCAGTGTATGACTTAATAATTGGGAATGTTCCTGGTGTTCGAGGTCCTGAGAATCCCGACCCAGATTGGAGTGTAAAAGAAGTTCCAAGTGAGCAGTGTGAACCTCACAATGTGGAAGAAACAGCTAGTGTTGAAATAGGAACCAGTGTTGAGTCACGTGATGAACCGGAAATCGCTGCGGATCGAATGATTCCAAGTGATAACGTAGGCGATGACTCAGATATTGGAGGTGCCGTAGAGACACGTGCACAAAAGCAAAAACgaaatgaaaatctgaaacccCTAAAAACGGCTAATGTTCCTATGGATGACGTAACACCTGAGCAATTGAGACAAGCTCAGAAGGAGGATTCAACCCTCAAAAATTGCTTCAAGCATGTTGGGAATCCCAGACCACTGAAAGGTAAAAAGGGGATCTCCGAATTCATTTTAAGGAATGATATTCTATATCGCAAAGTTTCGGGGAATGACAAGCCTAGTGACCAATTGGTTGTACCCGAAAAGTTCAGAAATCAAGTGATGAAACTGGCTCATGACAGTATTATGGCGGGTCACCTAGGGATAGCCAAGACAACTGACAAGGTTCAGTCTCAATTCTACTGGCCAGGTGTAGGATCCGACGTAAAGCGTTATTGCAAGTCATGCGATATTTGCCAGAGAACATGTGATAAGGGAAGGGTCACCAAGGTCCCATTGGGTCACATGCCCTTGATTGACACACCATTCAAGAGGGTGGCGGTAGACATTGTCGGACCGATCAGTCCTACTTCCAAGCATGGGAATCGGTATATCCTAACACTTGTCGATTATGCAACAAGGTTTCCTGAGGCAGTTCCATTGCGTAACATAGATACTGAGAGAGTGGCAGAAGCTTTGGTGGACATATTTTCAAGAGTGGGAGTCCCATCTGAGATCCTGACTGACAGGGGTTCACAGTTTACCTCAGATGTGATGAAGGAGGTGAGTCGATTACTGTCACTGCGACAACTCACCACTACCCCCTACCACCCGATCTGCAACGGTCTAGTTGAGAAATTCAATGGTACCTTGAAGAGGATGCTAAAGCGCATGTGTGAGGAGAGACCGTCAGACTGGGACCGCTATATAGGACCACTACTATTTGCGTATAGGGAGGCTCCGCAAGCCAGCACAGGTTTCGCACCGTTCGAGTTACTCTATGGTAGGACAGTGAGAGGTCCTATGGCCATTTTGAAAGAGATGTGGACATCTGAAGTGGACAACCCTGAAACTAGGTCAACATATCAGTATGTCCTAGATTTGAGAGAACGGCTAGAGGAGACTTGCGCTCTGGCTAGATCAGAGTTACAGGAATCGTCGGAGAGGTACAAGAAGTACTATAACCGGAAGGCTAAAAGTCGCAAGTTCAAACCAGGTGATTTGGTGTTGATACTCTTGCCTACTGATCAAAACAAGCTGTTGATGCAGTGGAAGGGGCCATTCACCGTATTGAGTGAAATTGGCGAAGCGAGCTATTCAATCGATGTCAATGGGAAGTCGAAAAGTTTTCATGCAAACCTGCTGAAAGAGTACATAAGTAGGGACAAGTCAAATGTGGTTGGGACTACAGTCATTTCAATGTCTGAGGATGAGGAGCAGGAAAGTTGTTTCGAACTGCCTGCGCTGCAGACTAATCAGAGTGAATCGGCATCGGATGTTGTTGTAAATGACGAATTAGGTGTAGGCCAATCCCACGAGGTTAAACGAGTGTTATCCAAGTTCACTGATGTCCTGACTGATGTACCTGGCAAAACCGATGTTCTCAAATGTGACATCAAGTTAACTACTGATAAGCCAATCAAAGCAAAGCCTTACCCTGTACCACTCTCGATGCGAGATTCGTTACAAGAGGAAGTtaggaaaatgattgacatggGAGTGATTGAACCTTCAAACTCACCTTATAGTTCACCTGTGGTGTTGGTACCTAAACCTGATGGCACGAAGAGATTCTGCGTGGATTATAGGAAGCTCAATAAAGTAACCACGTATGAAGCTGAACCTATGCAAACCATGACAGAGATATTCTCGGAATTGTCGAATGACAAGTACTTCAGTCGAATCGATCTAACGAAGGGATATTGGCAGGTTGAAATGACACAGTCAGCGAAAGAGAAGACTGCCTTTGTGACTCCAGATGGGTTATGGCAATTTAAAACGATGCCCTTTGGATTGGTTGGGGCACCGGCAGTTTTCACTAGGTTGATGAGAACCATTTTGAGGGATGTGCCAAATGTTGTCAATTATCTGGATGATATTTTGATTCATACCGAGACATGGGATGAGCATGTAGAGTGTTTGGAGTTGTTATTTCAGACGTTGAGAGAGAGCGGACTGACAGCTCGTCCGAGTAAGTGTGAAATAGGGTTCACTAAATTGGAGTTCTTGGGCCACACAGTTGGAAACGGGAAGTTGGGCCCGAAGCAGAGTACCCTTGATCAAATCAAAAACGCTCCAAAACCCGAGACGAAAACCCAAGTCAGGTCGTTTCTTGGTCTCACGGGGTATTACAGAGACTATATACCAAACTACTCTGCACTAGTTGCCCCACTGTCGGACCTGACGAGGAAGGGTTCACCCAATAGAGTGATTTGGGGAAGCGCCCAGGACAAGGCGTTCAATGATCTGAAGCAAGCGCTTATTAGTCCACCCCTTCTCAGGCTTCCTGATGTAAATAAGCAATTTGTTCTGAGGACCGATGCATCCGATGTAGGGATAGGTGCAGTCCTACTACAGGAACATGAAGGAGAATTATTTCCTGTAGCGTATGCTAGTAGAAAGTTATTGGAGAGGGAAAGAAATTATTCAGTAATTGAAAGAGAATGCCTAGGATTAGTTTGGGCAGTACAGAAATTCCATGTATATCTGTACGGAAGTGAGTTCGTCTTACAGACTGATCACGAACCACTCACTTATTTAAATAGAGCGAAGTTGCTGAACTCAAGAATTATGAGATGGGCATTAGTACTACAAGAGTATAGATTCAGACTAGAATCAATCAAAGGAAAGTACAATGTTGGTGCAGATTATATGAGCCGAATGTAA
- the LOC139975994 gene encoding uncharacterized protein isoform X2, whose translation MIWGKVLHPGESLTEVVDSEIHLSMASLECRPRLSSKKDLTAHVILRTHTGEYLLCSLGYGPTPQQNLDLVLQPQEEITFSVEGSGVVYLTGYTIPTTEPVSYYGDTGFDEEAIEDCGEVPQDQEDFQQEWEVAASEGTDVTVKSEAQKEDVPQTCDQGEVHSAPTEANEDNLNYQNEQMESSDRLSSHGDEIAVVQLDDEEDEAFTAVKWRLSESTMTGHQQEGQSQQAMQKCLACPNLIPFRGQFEDNEGQLSSNIVLHCKSCLQRLQGSGGHQTLSPRYNKPAQDQMGANRRKRQSWKSSYSVPQNSQTGRVYGTDQRGAGSLSYQLPDERQHRTIKDKLCSYYCSYCSKGFSSSAGLKVHERMHTGEKPYKCRFCPKAFTQCTNWKSHEKTHTGEKPHKCSYCEKTFIRTDAMKSHERTHTGEKPYRCQNCPRAFGQRSMLKKHELLHHFDL comes from the exons AGAAAGACCTGACTGCCCATGTTATTCTCAGGACTCATACTGGCGAGTATCTGCTCTGCTCTTTGGGATATGGACCAACACCGCAGCAGAATTTAGACTTGGTCCTTCAACCGCAGGAAGAAATCACATTTAGTGTGGAGGGATCAG GAGTTGTGTACCTGACAGGTTACACCATACCAACTACAGAACCAGTAAGTTACTATGGTGATACTGGATTTGATGAAGAAGCTATTGAAGACTGTGGAGAAGTCCCTCAAGATCAGGAAGATTTCCAGCAAGAGTGGGAAGTAGCTGCTTCAG AGGGAACAGATGTCACTGTGAAGTCAGAAGCACAAAAAGAAGATGTTCCACAAACTTGTGACCAAG GAGAAGTCCACTCTGCTCCAACAGAGGCCAATGAGGACAATTTAAATTACCAGAACGAACAGATGGAAAGTTCTGACAGGCTGTCATCGCACGGAG ATGAGATAGCTGTAGTTCAACTtgatgatgaagaagatgaaGCTTTCACCGCTGTCAAATGGAGGTTAAGTGAATCTACAATGACTGGTCACCAACAGGAAGGACAGTCCCAGCAAGCAATGCAGAAATGTCTTGCATGTCCAAATCTGATACCATTCAGAGGACAATTTGAGGACAATGAAGGACAGTTGTCTTCCAATATTGTTCTTCATTGTAAGAGCTGTTTACAAAGATTACAAGGCAGTGGAGGGCACCAAACATTATCACCAAGGTATAATAAGCCAGCACAGGATCAAATGGGAGCCAACAGAAGGAAACGTCAGTCCTGGAAGTCGTCTTATTCTGTTCCTCAGAACTCACAGACTGGACGGGTGTATGGAACTGACCAACGAGGTGCTGGAAGTCTCAGTTATCAACTTCCAGATGAAAGACAGCATAGGACAATCAAAGACAAGCTTTGTAGTTACTATTGTTCATACTGCAGCAAAGGTTTCTCTTCCTCGGCAGGTCTGAAGGTACATGAGCGAAtgcatacaggagagaaaccgtATAAATGTCGTTTCTGTCCAAAGGCATTTACTCAGTGCACAAATTGGAAGAGTCATGAGAAAACACACACAGGAGAAAAGCCGCATAAATGCTCCTACTGTGAGAAAACTTTCATTCGTACAGACGCCATGAAAAGTCATGAGAGAActcatacaggagagaaaccctATCGTTGTCAGAACTGTCCAAGAGCCTTTGGTCAGAGGTCAATGTTGAAGAAGCATGAACTCCTTCATCATTTTGATTTATGA